The DNA region ACTTCATTCAGTCTGGATGTCAAATACCCACTTGAATATAACCCAAAAAAGTCCATTGGTGAATTAAGCAGTTTCGAAGATATGTCTGTACGAAGATTCAGAAGAATATTTTGGCTAACATTAGTAAATACCACATTAGATAAATAGTTCAAAGTGCTTTTAACAATATAAATGACGGCTAGAATTAACCCCAGGCGGACGACATAACCAAAATCAATCTGTGAAATCCCCTTGTCAAATATATTTTTTATAAGCAAAGCTGGTATAACAGACAATGCCGAAAGAACAATGAGCAATGAAACAGCTATCATCAGCTTACCTTTAAATTGCTTCATATAGACAAAGAGAACTTTCATATAATCGCCCATCCCAGATACCTCACTTCAGTTCACAAAATAATACAGCCAAACTTAACATTCCTCTCATTTTATTTAATATAAGTAAATTTAATCAAAAAAATTGCAATTTCTGGTTACGATTTTACAGCCAACCATTCACTTGAAATATGATATTTTTTACATTTTATAAATTCTAATCAGTATAATACAAAAAAAATGGCCCTATTGGATTTAAGGGCCATTTTTTGTTCATTATTTTAGTTAATCGGCAAAATAATCTTCAGGGACATAGCGAATCTCCGAATCCGCATAGATGGTTAATGTGTGGCTTGGGCCGTCATACTGCACCCGGTCTCCCTGAACATAGTACCAGTGCTTTACAAGGGGCTGATTTTTGCGTTGTACAAAGCGGAACACGTTCAGTTCATGTCTAAGCGCCATAATATTGTCCATTACTTTCTGATCAAGACCTGTAACGGTAAACATAAAGCCTGTGCCCTCTTTCTGATAGCGATAGGACAGCGAATCGGATTTGCTGTTCGCCAGCCCTAGTCCAGTCACCGCATGCTTCACCATAAACCATTCCTGCTGCGTCATAGCGTACTTCCTCCTTTGTTCTTGGAGTTTCTCTCGATTTCGGGTACTTAAGGTAAGTCGATCAACATATAGAACGCATTCTCGCTCGCTTCCAGCTTCATGGATGTGGTCTGTTCCACACGAGCCGTGTCACCTTCATTCAATGGATGCTCACCGTTCAAGCCAAGCTTGCCTTCAATGGTAAAAATGTACATGCGGCGATCATTGGCCTGCTCATACGTTAAAGCTTCCCCTTTAGCCAAGCGACCAAGATAGATCGTCATATCCTGATGGATGGATGCAATACGCGGCCCACCTTCAGGGGATACCACGGGTACAAGCGATCCCGCGAGTACGTCTGGATCAAACGAGGTCGTCTCGTAAGACGGCTCCAGCCCTCTCGTATGTGGCATGAACCAGAGTTGAAGTATGCGTACTTCTTCGGTATCCGAAGCATTGTGCTCGGTATGAATCATGCCACTGCCTGCTGACATGCGCTGGATTCCACCAAACGATGTAACAGCCACATTGCCCAGATTATCTTCATGACGCAGCTTGCCTTTCAGCACGATGGACACAATCTCCATATCACTATGCGGGTGTGCCCCGAAACCGCGACCAGGGGCAATCACATCATCGTTCGCTACACGCATTGGTCCAAAAGCGGTATTCTCCGGGTCTTGATACTCTCCAAAGGAAAAGCTGTGACTGCCGCGCAGCCAGCCCCGATCGAAGCTGGAGCGGGCATCGGATGGAATGACATTAATCATAAAAGTGCATCCTCCTCAGTTTCTAAATTGATTGGTCCTGTTGATTACTCTTATTGAGCGCTCTTAGTGAATGTTCTTATTTTTTCTCAGTAGCATACTTATTCTCATTGTACCAAAAGCATAGCGAGTCGTCCAAATGAAAAAGCCCTTTCCCGGTCAGTTCGGTTCGCGGGTGTAATTCCCGTGCCGGACTGGCCTGAAAAGGGCCCGTTGCAGGTTAAACCTGTACCTGTATTCTTTTGCTTCTTATCGCTATCGACCTATGCTTAAGATAATTGTATCAAGCACTCACATTCTGGCGAGTGTTCCCTTGTCTGGAGAACAAATGATCCACCGCCAGAAAACGGCTGCCTGTAAACAACAACGTCAATGAACCCGCAAGGAGCATATAATCCAGCTCTGTACCATTGAGGAAAGGTGCTCCCGCTTTTGCAGTGAGTAAGGCACCAGCCATCACTGCGATAAACAGTGCTGCAAATACACGTGTTCCCAATCCCAGAATCATTGCTGCGCCACCCGCCAGCTCAATGATGGCTACAACCGATGCCAGGAATCCGGGAACGCCGATACTTTCAAAGAAACCCACTGTACCACTAATTCCGCCTTCGAATTTGCTCCAGCCGTGTAGTACAAAAATAAGTCCAATCATGATCCTGGAGAAAAACAATCCAATCTCTACACTTCTATTCATCGTTTATCATCCTCCTTCGAATTTGAATTCAACGTTTCAATGTCATCCAATAGACCAGACAAACAAGACAGACAGCATTAGAATCACGGTCGCAGAGATGAATACCGCATAACGTGGAAGTGTAAGCGTAACATCCTGTTCCGGGTCCAAAAGACGGGAAATTCGTACATTGACCGAAGTATCGGCAAACGACGATTGAATAGATGCCACCCTGAGTTGCCAGGGTTCGGGGCAGGCACGGATCAGTTTGAGCAAGGCGCTGCCAATCCCCGCGGCATTCCCGGTACGTTCGATCGCTTCATTATCGGCCAATATTTCTCTGACGATATTGTAATGTTTTGAAGTATGCTTCAACACCGGAATATACGGCATCATGAAGGCAAATACCGACAGCAATGTCGTCTTGAGTGGGTCGCGATGCCACAGATGGTGGACCTCATGATACACAACCGCTCTTTCTTCTTCAGCATCCAGCATAGTGAGTAGCCCCGTGGAAAGAACAATAACGGGTTTCCAGAGACCGATCGTGAACGCAACCGGTGACGGCTTGTCCACCACAATGAATCCAGGTTGTTTCAGATGATGGTACCGCACCTCAAATTCACGAGACTTGGTGCCATCCTCCATTGACCGTAGTTTTCGTACCGCTGCACGGGTCTGAATCATCCGAGTGAGCAGCAGCCAGCCTGTACCACCAAACGTCAGGATCACCAGCGCCATAAGAACATGCCCTACAGACAGCCAGCCCATCCTGCTCATCCAGTGATTGCAAAGCCAGAGCAGATTAAAAGGGATATCCCATCCAAATATTTTGTACATGGCGTACATAAACATTTGGATGAACACGAGTAAGGGAATGCCTAACCCGACGGTAAACAACAGTTTCGAGCGGGCCTTCCACATGTCAATCGGTATCCTTTTTCCATTGTTTGATCTTTTGCTCCAGACGTTCAATCAAGCCCGCTTCTGCTTCATCCAGTGCATCCAGCATGTGATTCAAGGCCAATGCTCCGAACTCATCCACCAACTCATGTGATAGTTCCTTTGATTGGTCGTTCATAAATTCCTCCCTGCTCTGCACCGGATGGTACATTGATGTTCGGCCCTTCTGCGACTTGCGGAGCAACTCCTTGTCCACGAGACGATTCATCACCGTCATGACGGTATTGAAATTAACGTCTTTATCTTGTTCAAGTGCAGTTTGCACTTCACGGATGCTGCTGCCTGGACGCGCCCATAAAATGTCCATGATCTTCGCCTCCAGCGGACCGAAAAAGCGGTTCAGTCCACGCTCTCCTACTTTGAAATTGTGTATTCTCATGTTCAGACACCCCTCACACTACTCATTGTAGTGCCAACAATCGAGAAGTCAACCTCTATGTCAGCTATTTATTGTAAATGATTTGTAAATATGTTTTCCATTTCTGAACACTGTTTGCATATAACAGGGCCGCTGTATTGATGAAAAAAGTTTAAAGGCCAGGCAGATCTGCACTTCTGCAGTCCTGCCCAGCCTAATACAAAAAAATCGATTATTCTTTTCACAAAAAAAGATGAAATAAGTGCCTTACTTACGATCTTGTGACGGCATAAATGCGGATACATCCACACCCAGTCCATGAGCCAGACGACCACCCAGCTGTCCATCTGCCTGGAAGAAATGACATAGTGCACGCAGCTGGGTCTGTTCCGGTGTAGCCTTCAGGTCATTGATCAGGTTATCGAGCAAGTGTTGCTGCTCCACCGCTGTGAATGAACGGAATAATTCCCCTGCCTGCGTATAGTTATCTGTCTTTTCAATTTTCTCGCGCGTAACATGCCCATGGATCGGTGCTTGACTGTCACGGTATTCCGGTGCTTCCAGCGGACTGCTGCCCGAACTGTTCGGTTCATAGTTTACCGGGGATGGGTCCTGATTCACATTCATGAGTCCGTCGCGTTGATGATTGCGAACCGGAGCATAAGGGCAGTTCACTGGAATCTGCAAATAGTTCGGTCCGAGGCGGTGACGCTGTGTATCCGGATAAGAGAACAGACGGCCTTGCAGCAACTTATCTTCGGAAGGCTCGATTCCTGGCACCAGAGCACTTGGTGAGAAAGCGGCTTGCTCTACTTCTGCAAAGAAATTTTGTGGATTACGATTCAACGTCATGGTTCCGATGGTCTGGAACGGCAGTACATCTTCCGGCCATGTCTTGGTTGGGTCAAGTGGATCAAAAGCAAAATCATCCATCTGCTCCGGTTTCAGCAATTGCACCTGCAGCTTCCACTGCGGGTATTGTCCTTTTTTGATGTGATCGTGCAGATCCCGGGTGGCGTGGTTGAAATCCTGTCCTTGTACCTCAGCCACCTCTTGACGAGAGAAGCCTCGTACGCCTTGAGCCGATTCCCACTTATATTTCACATAATGGACTTGCCCGTGAGCATTAATCCATTTGAAGGCGTGTACGCCGAATCCATCCATCTCACGATAACTTGCCGGCGTACCCAGATCGGAGAACAACCAGGTCATCATATGTGTTGACTCCGGTGACAGTGTCATGAAGTCCCAGTACCGTGCAGGGTCCTGGATATTCGTATCCGGTGCAGGCTTCAGGGAATGAACCATATCCGGGAACTTCATGGCATCACGGATGAAAAAGACAGGCAAGTGGTTACCCACAATATCGTAGTTGCCTTCCCGAGTATAGAACTTTACAGCAAAACCACGTGGATCTCGTGCTGTCTCGGGTGAACCCGTACCGTGAATGACCGTGGAGAACCGAACCAGTACATCCGTCTCTGTGCCCGGGTCTTGCAAGAAATCGGCTGTTGTATAAGCCTTCATGCTCTTCTCCAGCGTAAACACGCCATGTGCACCGGCACCTCTCGCATGTACGACCCGTTCTGGAATACGTTCACGGTCAAAGTGGGCGATCTTCTCAAGCAGATGATAATCCTCAAGTAATGTGGGACCTCTTCTTCCTGCGGTACGGGAGTTCTGGTTGTCACCTACCGGTGCGCCCTGATTGGTTGTCATACGTTCTGTCATATCGTTATCCTCCTCATGTTGGTCTCATGCCTGCTGTATATACTCTATTCAAATCATATTCGACGTCAGTTTAAATATACATTTAGACTTGATCTAACTGTTAAATTGATTCTAACATGTCCCATTCACCTCTTGCATGAGGTTCGCATGAGATTAAGATGAGTTTTCTGAAACGTTCCATGAACGAACCATGAATATGTTCGAGATGCTTAGAAGTTGTATCGCCCTGTACTCGCAAAAAAAAAGCGGACTAATCCGCCAGGCGGTAGCCCACTCCTCTTACCGTTACTATATATTGCGGCGAAGCCGCGTTATCACCAAGTTTTTTGCGCAAGCTTTTGATATGAACATCCACCACGTTGCTTCCACCTGTAAAATCAGTCTCCCATATATCGCTGAGCATCTCCTCACGGGAAATCACTGCGCCTTTGGCGTCGATCAGCTTCAGCAGCAGATCATACTCAGTCTTGGTCAGATGAATGCGGTCATGATCCCGGTGTACACTCATTCGCTCACGATCCAGCCACAGATCCTTGAAACCGATACGTTGTCCTTCTTGAGGCAGGAAGCCGCGTTTGGGTGCCGCCGGGCTATTGCCGATCATGCGCTGTACCCGGTACAGTGCTTCCTGCGGACGGGCAGGCCAAACCAATAATTCCTCTTGCAGCATCGGACCGCTGGCACTGCCAATCATCTTCTCACCCACCAAATACAGGCATGGGGTTGTATATTCTGCTTCCCGATTCAGACGGCTGCTGATTCCGGCAAATGCATCAATAGTTCCAGCAACAGACAGATCATAGATCAACAGATCAAATACAAGCCGTTCATGCAAATCGGGCTCCCAGCGGTGAAACACCAGCACATCGAAGCAGCTATCCGTAAGAGCCTTGACAAGCTCATGTACTTGACCGGGCATCGGACTGATCAGAATGACGCGCCTCGTGACCGGACAATTATCCACAAGTGGCGTTGATTCGGACAGGGCAGGCTTGACCCGAAGTGGCAAACGGCGACCGGACAGGTTTATTTTTACTTGACCCGTTTGCTTCTGCATTCCTCGCAGACACCTCCAAAGACCACATGAGCGTGATCAATCGCATATCCGGTTTCCTCCGCGACTTGTTTTATCCACTGCGGAGGAACTTCTGTCATAACTTCGTCAACCTTGCCGCATACTTCGCACATAATATGCTGATGCTCATCCATGCGGGCATCATAGCGACTGGCTGTCTCGCCCAGCTTAAGCTCCCGGATCAATTCTTTGTCAGTCAAGTAACGGAGCGAATTATATACCGTACCATAAGCCAAATTGTATCCTTGCTCCACAAGACGGTTCATTACTTCCGCAGCGGTAGGATGGTCTTCGGAATGACGGACTACATCGTAAACAGCTTGGCGCTGTATTGTCAGATTTAGAGTTCTCACCAGCAATTCTCCTTTATTTACCCATTCAAAAGTCAACATTTTGCATCATTCGATATAAATCTTTGGATGTATGCAAAATGCTCAAATATATTAAGATGACACAGCAATCTGCTGATTGCTATGATTCCCTGAAAAATCAAAATCAATTTTGACTTAGATTAAGTATAAATCTCATTGTATATTGATGTCAATATCCGCTCTATTTTGTTCATGATAGGCTTTACCAAGGCTTTTCCCAGCAATCGCCTCTTATATTTGGGATAATATGGTTCGCTACTCCACTTCATTTCAGCTAAAATATAGAAATGTGCGCTAAAGGAGGGATGCTGGTTGTTAAGCACGTTTTTCGTCAATCTCTGTGTTATGATCACGTTCATGTATGTGTCCGGAATCATTGCCAAATTTAATCGTATCCGTTTGCCCTTTCCCTCACTGCGTGTTCAGATGATTGGTGGTGTACTGTTCGGGATCTATGGGACTGTACTAATGAATTATTCCTTTCCTTTGAACGAAAGCACCATCGTGGATTTGAGACATCTGGCCATCGTAACAGCCGCTGTGTATTTGGGAGGACTGGCTTCGGTCATCACGGGACTCGTCATCTCTATTCTGCGTGTTGTGATGTTTGGAGTATCCTCCGCTGCCATTGATGCAGCATTCGTCATGACCATCATTGGACTGTCGGGTGTATATTTCGCCTATGCTCCCTGGTCAAGATTAACCAAGATCATTACCATGAATCTGCTGGGTATGACCCTGATTTTTGTCATCCTGATGCTAAATACCTCCAGCATGAATTCTTTAATGAAAATATATCCGGTTCAGATGACCATTTCCTTTGTCGGTGGAATCTTTATTTATTTCATCGCAGAATTCATCAATAAATACAATGAGATGTTGTTCCTGCTCGAACGAAGAGCTTCTACCGATCACCTCACCAACCTCAGTAATCGCAGACAATTTGAGAAGTCACTCGAACTGGAGCTGGAACGGGCGCGGGAATACAAGCAAAAGCTCTCACTGCTGGTCATCGACATTGACCGGTTCAAAAAAGTAAATGACACCTTCGGCCATACGTCAGGTGATGCAGTCCTCAAACAGCTTGGACAATTGCTCGTTGAACATGCCCGCTCGGCTGACATCGTCTCTCGAAACGGAGGCGAGGAATTCGCCATATTGCTGCTTGATTGTGGTCATCACCAAGCCATGGCTATTGCGGAATCCATCAGGCAGTCTGTGGAGAAATACCATTTCGCCTTGCCCGATGGCAATACAATTCGGCTGACCATATCGATCGGCGTAGCTGTATTCCCTGATCATTGCGATGATCGGGATGACAATGATTTCTTTGAACAGGCAGACCGCGCGTTATATGAAGCCAAGAATACAGGCCGCAACCGGGTGTGTGCCATTCCGCTGCGCTCCACGCCACTCTCTTCCCAAAGTCCATTTTGATCCGAGTACGCCAAAAGGGATGTCCCAGCAAGCCACTACAGGCTAACCGGAACATCCCTTTCTCATTCGTGTTGATTCACCAGAACAACCCATGTGATTGGACCTTGTGTCAAGGCAATATCAGGCCAATATTTGTTCGATTTCTTCGACGATGGCAGCATCCAGCTTCACACCGGAAGCGGCTGCATTCTCTTTCACCTGTTCCGGTCGGCTTGCCCCTACAAGTGCACTGGATACATTGTTCTGACGCAATATCCATGCCAGAGCCAATTGACCGACCTTCAGGTCCAGCTTGTCCGCGACTTCAATCAACTGGCGAACCTTGCCGATCCGGTCAGCGTTGATTTTGCCCTCATCCCAGCCCAGCTTCGCTGCCCGGCTGTTCTCAGGGATATCGGACACCGACGTATACTTACCCGTCAGCAGCCCTTGTGCCAGCGGGGAATATACGACTTGTCCAATACCTTTGCGTTCACCCAGCGGAATGATCTCACTCTCGATATAACGGTCAAACATATTGTACACCGGCTGGTTCACTACGATATGGTCCAGCAACAGACGATCAGCGGTACCCAGTGCAGCTTCCATCTGTGCCGCTGTCCATTGGCTAACACCAACGTAGAGCACCTTGCCCTGACGCACCAGATCATCCAGTGCGCGCAGTGTCTCTTCAATCGGTGTTTCGGTGTGATAGCGATGGCAATAATATATGTCTACATAGTCAACACCCAGCCGTTGCAAACTGGCTTCGCATTGTTCCTTGATATGTTTACGGGACAACCCCTGGTCATTTGGACCGTCGCCCATTTTGCCAAATACCTTGGTTGCAAGAACATATGAATCACGGGAATACGCTTTCAAAGTCTGCCCTAGCAGTTCTTCTGCTGCACCCCGCTCGTACACATTGGCTGTATCAAAAAAGTTGATGCCTTCATCGAATGCGGCTTCAATTGATTTCACCGCATTTTCACGTTCCACATACCCTCCGTATGTCAGCCAGCTGCCCAGGCTGATCTCGCTTACTTTCAGTCCGCTTCCACCCAATCTGCGATATTCCATTGAATGCACATCCTCCTCTAATAAACTGATTAATGATGAAGTTCCCTTTCTATTGTAACGTAATCAGCTCGGATTAAAAGGGCTTTGGGGCAGAATTTGAAAAGTAGATAGCAATCCATCTGAATTCCGGAAAATTTTGAATCATTCCCGATGCGCCCTATTGACCAGGAATAGCGGACTGACTACATCTTGAAATCGTTTTCATTTGGAATTATAATGAATTTGAATTAATTGTAAATTACTTATTTGGAGCTGTGAAGAATATGGATGTCAAAATTATTGATGTAGCTGCCATTGCAGGCGTATCTCCGGCCACCGTATCGCGGGTCATAAATCAGCATAGCAAGGTTAGCACCAAAACGAAAGACAAGGTGATGCGTGCCATTGAACAGTTGGGTTATCACCCCAACGCAGCGGCTAAAAATCTTCGTTCGCAGAGATCAATGACCATTGGCGTCATTGTTCCGGATATCAATAATGCTTATTATGCCGAAATTATCAAAGGCATTGAGAACATTGCCTATGCCCGCCATTACAAAGTCATTATATGTGATGCCCATAACCTGAAAGAGCGAGAAGTCGAATATCTCAATTTGCTGCTGGATCGGACCATTGACGGAGTCATCATTATCACGCCCTTGCTGGCGGATGAGGAATTATTCCAGCTTGCGGATAAGGGATATCGTATTGGTATCGTTGGAAAATATATTGAACATGCTCAGATCCCTTGTATCTACACGGACAACGTGAAGTTTTCTCAGGAAGTTGTTCAGCATCTGGTAGAGGCCGGACATCGCGATATCGTTTTCCTAAATGGTTACCCCGAAGCGATCGACAGCTATGAGCGGCTGGAAGGCTATCTGAAAGCCTTGCGCAATCATCAGATTCCATTCCGCCCTGAACTGATAGAGAATGGGAATTTCAATGAAGAAGGTGGATACGAAGCCATCAAAAGACTGTTTGACAAAGGGCTGACCTTCACCGCTGTATATGCGGCTAATGATGAAATGGCTCTTGGTGTATACAAGGCATGTGCGGAATATGGCATCCGCATTCCCGAGCAACTGGCTATTGTGGGTGTGGACAACAACCGGATCAGCAAATATATTCACCCCACGCTAAGCTCGGTTAACCAGCCCAAGTATACAATGGGAGCCATTCTGATGGAGAAGATGATTGACATGATGAATACCAATGAATTTCAGGACAAACGTGTATTCAAAGTCGAATCGGAACTGCTTATTCGAGCTTCTTCTTCCCTCAAAACAACAAAATAAAACGCACCCTTAACAGGTGCGCTCGAGATCGTCATGTCTCCTCATTCTCTTAATGCAAAATAATGCTTAATGCATTCAATAAATCCACCTGTTTCACCGGCTTGGTCAGGACCGCATCAAACACATCCGCTTCATGCGGATCGATATGCATGCCATATGGAATCAAAACAATAACTGGCGAGTCTGTAATCAAACGTTTCAGATCATGCACGAAATCCACAGCACCACCCTCTAGCAGCCCCATATCCACAACGGCCACATCTGGCTTGAAACCCTCTTGAATCCAGCCATACGCCTCGGTTGTCACCGAGGTCATATGCACATCCATCTCCCATCTGCGCATCAGGGAAGAGACCCCTTGGAGAATGTCGGGGTCCTTGGCAAGCAATACCCTTTTACCCTTCAATCGGTGCTGAATGTTGGCAAGCTGGGGTAATTCCCAATGTCTGCGAAGTGGCAGGCTGATCTCGAATTCGGTTTCCTTGTCTCCTATGCCATACACCTGAATACGGCCGTTCATAAGGAGGGCAAGGTTCTGGCTGACTGCCAAACCGAGATTGGTTCCCACGAGCTTCTGTGTACTTATATGTCCGTCCAGATTGTTAAATGATCTGAGCTTTTGGTCCGATGATACCATTCGTCCGGTGTACTTCACATGCAGTTGAAGCGTGCCTGTTTCCTCTACATCCCCACCATCCACGGTTGCCGTAACCAATACCGAACCTGTGCGTGTCGAGTCTATGGCATACTGAATGACGTGTGCCAGCAATTGTCCAATCTTGATTTCATCCCCGACAAAAACCTGAGAAACATTTAGTTCAAGGTTCAATCCCAGCTCAATGTTTTTGTTCGTCGCAAGCCCCGCATAGAGATAGACCGTATTCTCAATCGTGGCTACCAGATCAAATGGATCATCATGTACGACCGTTTCACCTGCATCATTAATGTTAAAATTCATCATATTGTTCAACAGGGAGAGTAAAATGTTTCCGCTGGTTTCGATCATGTTCACATACTCGGCCTGCTCGTCCGACATATCCGGTGTACGCATCAGATCCGTCAATCCCAGAATGCCGTTCAGCGGGTTACGGATCTCGTGGCTCATCAGCGACAGCATCTGCGACTTGGTCATCGCTTCAGACTCGGCACGTGCCTTTTCTGCCTGCAACTGTTCTTGCAATTGCTCCGAATCATGCAGCTTATCTTCCAGGTCCACGACGTAGCCGAGAAATACAGCCATGGCTTCCAACGTTTTCATATCCGTTTCACTGATAACATAATCGGGATCATCCATCAGACAGATGGTACCGAACGTTTCCCCGGATCTCCGCATAATCGGGATACCCACGAAGAAACGATTACCCAGTCCGCTTGTTACATCCATTGACTTCGTCAGCGGATGTTCACATGTGTCCGTGATGGTCAGGCTATTGCCCTGATCTCTCAATACCAGGCTGCAATATGAAGCTGCAAAAGGAAGTTCACTACCCTTGGCAATCCACTCTTCCTTGCGGTTAAAAGCCTCCATAATGACATTGGTCACTCCATCATTCGTGGCGACGAAAATAGTATTCACTTTCATGATGCCGCTTAATACGTCGACTATATGTGACGCCGCTTCCTGTATATTTTCATAGAAGCCCCTTGTAATGCCTACCGTTCCCATGGTTCACCCCTCTTGTCTTAGCTGCACTTCTACTCCGTCCTGCACAGAATGATCCATTCGAGTAACGAGGGTCCTAACGCTCTGAATCAGCTGTCACAACCTATTCATATATGATTAACACTGCAGAAATCAAAAAGAATCATGGATGGATACCGCGTTTATTCCTCTTACAGGAAATGTGGTATGAACGGCATGGTTAAATACGGAAAGCTAGGACAGCCGCTTCCCTGCACGTTTTCGATCCATTTCCACGCTTTGTCTATGGCAATCGCATGATAAATAGAAATTATACGCTTACCCTTCCCCTTTGGAAACCTTTATCCTTCAAGACCACCGACCTTGCGTGTCATGAGCCAACCACA from Paenibacillus sp. JNUCC-31 includes:
- a CDS encoding histidine kinase dimerization/phospho-acceptor domain-containing protein encodes the protein MGTVGITRGFYENIQEAASHIVDVLSGIMKVNTIFVATNDGVTNVIMEAFNRKEEWIAKGSELPFAASYCSLVLRDQGNSLTITDTCEHPLTKSMDVTSGLGNRFFVGIPIMRRSGETFGTICLMDDPDYVISETDMKTLEAMAVFLGYVVDLEDKLHDSEQLQEQLQAEKARAESEAMTKSQMLSLMSHEIRNPLNGILGLTDLMRTPDMSDEQAEYVNMIETSGNILLSLLNNMMNFNINDAGETVVHDDPFDLVATIENTVYLYAGLATNKNIELGLNLELNVSQVFVGDEIKIGQLLAHVIQYAIDSTRTGSVLVTATVDGGDVEETGTLQLHVKYTGRMVSSDQKLRSFNNLDGHISTQKLVGTNLGLAVSQNLALLMNGRIQVYGIGDKETEFEISLPLRRHWELPQLANIQHRLKGKRVLLAKDPDILQGVSSLMRRWEMDVHMTSVTTEAYGWIQEGFKPDVAVVDMGLLEGGAVDFVHDLKRLITDSPVIVLIPYGMHIDPHEADVFDAVLTKPVKQVDLLNALSIILH